A section of the Roseomonas marmotae genome encodes:
- the ftsA gene encoding cell division protein FtsA, producing MNRLPRLATETAPLLKRKRARSGPYGVLDIGSSKVVCLIGKVENDGRPRVLGYGWQRSRGVKGGNIVDLQEAEHSIRAAVAQAEEMADLKLSGAIVNLSCGQPASRLMNIQWPIGGRAVTEADLRAVLSEGRRRSMEEGRETVHATTLGFTIDSTPGVEDPRGMICETLGARLHLVDASSAALRNLGLCLAGCDLEVEELVSAPFAAALAVLVDDEKQLGATVIDMGGGTTGVAVYGDGHLMHTAQLPVGGWQVTNDLARGLATPVSHAERMKTLHGSCLDGGNDLKEMLSVPQVGEDEDQLVQVSRAAMVSIINPRLEETLELVRDRLEGALLDSEAGARVVLTGGASQLVGVQQLAARVLDKPVRIGRPQPVQGLPESAMGPDFATTLGLLHWGAGEGRPLLDLDPGPERGSGRFIRFVNWLRDRV from the coding sequence ATGAACCGCCTGCCCCGCCTTGCCACCGAGACGGCGCCGCTGCTGAAGCGCAAGCGCGCGCGCAGCGGTCCCTATGGCGTGCTGGATATCGGCAGCTCCAAGGTCGTCTGCCTGATCGGGAAAGTGGAGAATGACGGCCGCCCACGCGTGCTGGGCTATGGATGGCAACGTTCCCGTGGCGTGAAGGGCGGCAATATCGTCGACCTGCAGGAAGCCGAGCATTCCATCCGCGCCGCCGTCGCGCAGGCGGAGGAGATGGCGGATCTCAAGCTCTCGGGCGCCATCGTCAACCTCTCCTGCGGACAGCCTGCCTCACGGCTGATGAACATCCAGTGGCCGATCGGCGGGCGCGCGGTGACGGAAGCCGATCTGCGCGCCGTGCTCAGTGAAGGCCGCCGCCGTTCCATGGAGGAAGGGCGCGAGACGGTGCATGCCACCACGCTCGGCTTCACCATCGATTCCACGCCGGGCGTCGAAGATCCGCGCGGCATGATCTGTGAGACGCTGGGCGCGCGGCTGCATCTGGTCGATGCCTCATCCGCCGCGCTGCGTAATCTTGGTCTCTGCCTCGCCGGCTGCGACCTGGAGGTGGAGGAGCTGGTCAGCGCGCCTTTCGCCGCCGCCCTGGCCGTGCTGGTGGATGACGAGAAGCAGCTGGGCGCCACCGTCATCGACATGGGCGGCGGCACCACGGGCGTCGCCGTCTATGGCGACGGCCACCTGATGCATACCGCGCAGCTGCCGGTGGGTGGGTGGCAGGTCACCAACGACCTCGCGCGCGGGCTCGCCACGCCGGTGAGTCATGCTGAACGGATGAAAACCCTTCATGGCAGCTGCCTGGATGGCGGCAACGACCTGAAGGAAATGCTCTCCGTCCCGCAGGTGGGCGAGGATGAGGATCAGCTGGTGCAGGTTTCCCGCGCCGCGATGGTCAGCATCATAAACCCGCGCCTGGAAGAGACGTTGGAGCTGGTGCGTGACCGGCTGGAAGGCGCGTTGCTGGACAGCGAGGCCGGTGCGCGCGTTGTTTTGACCGGCGGCGCAAGTCAGCTGGTCGGCGTGCAGCAATTGGCCGCGCGCGTGCTCGATAAACCCGTGCGGATCGGCCGACCACAGCCTGTTCAAGGGCTTCCGGAATCCGCGATGGGCCCTGATTTCGCCACAACCCTGGGGCTACTGCACTGGGGTGCCGGCGAAGGACGCCCTCTGCTCGATCTGGACCCCGGTCCGGAACGCGGCAGCGGTCGATTTATTCGTTTCGTCAACTGGCTTCGGGACCGCGTCTGA